In Streptantibioticus cattleyicolor NRRL 8057 = DSM 46488, a genomic segment contains:
- a CDS encoding NADAR family protein, translating into MREITGDCAAVRDRAELAALVARGARPRYLMFWGHRPRRDGGVGPGCLSQWWPSPFTVEGVRYATAEHWMMAGKARLSGDAETAARVLAAGHPGEAKTLGRQVRGFDEERWVRHRWELVVAGNLAKFGQDPALRAFLLGTGSRVLVEASPLDRVWGTGVTADDERAADPARWPGLNLLGFALMEARARLAAGPAVNDPAGAAP; encoded by the coding sequence ATGCGGGAGATCACGGGGGACTGCGCGGCGGTCCGCGACCGGGCGGAGCTTGCGGCGCTGGTCGCGCGCGGGGCGCGGCCGAGGTATCTGATGTTCTGGGGCCACCGGCCCCGGCGGGACGGCGGTGTGGGGCCGGGCTGCCTGAGCCAGTGGTGGCCGTCGCCGTTCACGGTGGAGGGCGTGCGGTACGCCACCGCCGAGCACTGGATGATGGCCGGCAAGGCACGGCTGTCCGGGGACGCGGAGACGGCGGCCCGCGTGCTGGCGGCCGGGCATCCCGGCGAGGCCAAGACGCTCGGCCGCCAGGTGCGCGGCTTCGACGAGGAACGGTGGGTGCGGCACCGCTGGGAGCTGGTGGTGGCCGGCAACCTCGCGAAGTTCGGTCAGGATCCGGCGCTGCGCGCGTTCCTGCTGGGCACCGGTTCGCGGGTGCTGGTGGAGGCCAGCCCGCTGGACCGCGTCTGGGGCACGGGCGTCACGGCGGACGACGAGCGCGCCGCCGATCCGGCCCGCTGGCCCGGGCTCAACCTGCTGGGCTTCGCCCTGATGGAGGCCCGGGCGCGGCTCGCGGCCGGTCCCGCCGTCAACGACCCGGCCGGCGCAGCCCCTTGA
- a CDS encoding DUF5107 domain-containing protein, with amino-acid sequence MGHRQERGAVLATTVRRTSITLSAAPVGPDNPLPALGTPDEVHRLDERERAALPADMARQIGYAPLRSVLPVRIRDGYGRDRAPVAVDALRIENDRVAATVLPGYGGRVHSLTHKATGRELLHRNPVLQPANFGLADAWFAGGIEWNIGATGHTTLTCAPLHAARVVAPDGGEMLRLWEWERLRDVPFQVDLWLPHGCDFLLVGVRIRNPHPYPVPVYWWSNTAVAQTPGTRVLVPADHAWHFGYERALRRIPVPRWNGADRTYATRTGHAADFFYDVPATARPWIAALGEDGHGLVQTSTAELRGRKLFVWGNGTGGQRWQRWLSGPDGGDYLEIQAGLARTQLEHVPLDAGAEVSWLEAYGPLEADPAVVHGDDWTRARTAVAERLDAVLPDEWLRAAAAEWSRCADTEPKEMLAAGSGWGALEVQRGGYELPGTPFGAASLGASQRPWLELLHTGEFPDRPGPLIPLDHSLVAPHWRDLLEAAPSGCAADYHLGVAQWYAGDRAQAVRSWERSLRHAVTPWALRCLAVADAEAGEPRRAAERYAEAFAHAAGSDADPDLTTAALTALAREAVPALLAVGRADEAAAILEQLPDEVRSRGRFRLLTARTSLARGDAPAARALFDAGFEVADLREGDEVLAETWFAIAERLVAGDGPVTEETRRRARTEHPLPPRYDFRMRPA; translated from the coding sequence ATGGGGCATCGGCAAGAGAGAGGGGCGGTCTTGGCCACCACCGTGCGTCGTACCAGCATCACCCTGTCCGCCGCGCCCGTCGGCCCGGACAACCCGCTTCCGGCGCTGGGCACCCCCGACGAGGTGCACCGGCTCGACGAACGCGAACGCGCCGCGCTCCCGGCCGACATGGCCCGGCAGATCGGCTACGCCCCGCTGCGTTCGGTGCTGCCGGTCCGGATCCGGGACGGTTACGGCCGCGACCGCGCGCCCGTCGCCGTGGACGCGCTGCGCATCGAGAACGACCGGGTGGCCGCCACCGTCCTGCCCGGCTACGGCGGCCGGGTCCACTCGCTGACGCACAAGGCGACCGGACGCGAACTGCTCCACCGCAACCCCGTGTTGCAGCCCGCCAACTTCGGCCTCGCCGACGCCTGGTTCGCCGGCGGCATCGAATGGAACATCGGCGCCACCGGACACACCACGCTCACCTGCGCCCCGCTGCACGCCGCCCGCGTGGTGGCCCCCGACGGCGGCGAGATGCTGCGGCTGTGGGAGTGGGAACGCCTGCGGGACGTGCCCTTCCAGGTCGACCTGTGGCTGCCGCACGGCTGCGACTTCCTGCTGGTGGGGGTGCGGATCCGCAACCCCCACCCGTACCCGGTGCCGGTCTACTGGTGGTCCAACACCGCCGTCGCGCAGACCCCGGGCACCCGGGTGCTGGTGCCGGCCGACCACGCCTGGCACTTCGGGTACGAACGCGCTTTGCGCCGCATCCCGGTACCGCGGTGGAACGGCGCCGACCGCACCTACGCCACCCGTACCGGACACGCCGCCGACTTCTTCTACGACGTGCCGGCCACCGCGCGCCCGTGGATCGCCGCCCTCGGCGAGGACGGCCACGGACTGGTGCAGACCTCCACCGCCGAACTGCGCGGACGCAAGCTCTTCGTCTGGGGGAACGGCACCGGCGGGCAGCGCTGGCAGCGGTGGCTGAGCGGACCGGACGGCGGCGACTACCTGGAGATCCAGGCCGGACTCGCCCGCACCCAGCTCGAACACGTACCGCTGGACGCCGGCGCCGAGGTGTCGTGGCTGGAGGCGTACGGCCCGCTGGAGGCCGACCCGGCCGTGGTGCACGGCGACGACTGGACGCGGGCGCGGACGGCGGTGGCCGAACGGCTCGACGCCGTACTGCCGGACGAGTGGCTGCGGGCCGCCGCCGCGGAGTGGTCCCGGTGCGCGGACACCGAGCCCAAGGAGATGCTGGCGGCCGGCTCCGGCTGGGGCGCCCTGGAGGTGCAGCGCGGCGGATACGAGCTGCCCGGGACGCCGTTCGGCGCGGCGAGTCTCGGCGCGAGCCAGCGCCCGTGGCTGGAGCTGCTGCACACCGGGGAGTTCCCGGACCGCCCCGGCCCGTTGATCCCGCTCGACCACTCGCTGGTCGCCCCGCACTGGCGCGACCTGCTGGAGGCGGCGCCCTCCGGCTGCGCGGCCGACTACCACCTGGGGGTGGCCCAGTGGTACGCGGGCGACCGGGCCCAGGCGGTACGCAGCTGGGAACGGTCGCTGCGGCACGCGGTCACCCCCTGGGCGCTGCGGTGCCTGGCGGTGGCCGACGCGGAGGCGGGCGAGCCGCGACGGGCCGCCGAACGGTACGCCGAGGCCTTCGCCCACGCCGCCGGCTCCGACGCCGACCCCGACCTCACCACGGCCGCCCTCACCGCGCTCGCCCGCGAGGCGGTGCCCGCCCTCCTGGCCGTGGGACGGGCCGACGAGGCCGCCGCGATACTGGAACAGTTGCCCGACGAGGTACGCTCCCGGGGGCGCTTCCGCCTGCTGACGGCGCGCACGTCGCTGGCCCGCGGGGACGCCCCGGCGGCCCGCGCCCTCTTCGACGCCGGTTTCGAGGTGGCCGACCTGCGGGAGGGCGACGAAGTGCTCGCCGAGACCTGGTTCGCGATCGCCGAACGCCTCGTGGCCGGCGACGGCCCGGTGACCGAGGAGACGCGCCGCCGGGCCAGGACCGAGCATCCGCTGCCGCCCCGCTACGACTTCCGCATGCGCCCCGCCTGA
- a CDS encoding COG4705 family protein, producing the protein MTGVDLQRRVGAPYPKVPALTAMFWAVKLLTTGLGESASDYMAAGGHWILLILTVIAFAATLVWQFRSPRYRAIPYWTAILGVGVVGTIAADVVSYVVGVPLPIVVAGYAAATAAVLALWYRSEGTLSVHSITTRRRERFYWTTVMCSFALGTATGDFTAGTLGLGFVGSIALFGIAIVIPWILHRRGRLHPVTAFWSAYVLTRPLGASVADWLLKPLHDQGEGGGGIGLGAGTVTVGGLVLFVLLVAYLAVKRPDVQEDTGDVDARPVDAAVETAAD; encoded by the coding sequence GTGACCGGTGTCGACCTTCAGCGCCGTGTCGGCGCCCCTTACCCCAAGGTGCCGGCGCTGACCGCCATGTTCTGGGCCGTCAAGTTGCTCACGACCGGCCTCGGGGAGTCGGCCTCGGACTACATGGCCGCGGGCGGCCACTGGATCCTCCTGATCCTCACCGTCATCGCCTTCGCGGCGACGCTGGTGTGGCAGTTCCGGTCACCCCGCTACCGGGCGATCCCCTACTGGACCGCGATCCTCGGGGTCGGCGTCGTCGGAACGATCGCGGCCGACGTGGTGTCCTACGTCGTCGGTGTGCCACTGCCGATCGTGGTCGCCGGCTACGCCGCTGCCACCGCTGCCGTCCTCGCGCTCTGGTACCGGTCGGAAGGGACGCTCTCGGTTCACAGCATCACCACGCGGCGACGCGAGCGGTTCTACTGGACGACCGTCATGTGCAGCTTCGCCCTGGGCACCGCGACGGGCGACTTCACGGCCGGCACGCTGGGCCTCGGCTTCGTGGGCTCGATCGCGCTGTTCGGCATCGCCATCGTGATCCCGTGGATCCTTCATCGCCGCGGGCGCCTACATCCCGTCACCGCCTTCTGGTCGGCGTACGTCCTCACGCGGCCACTGGGCGCCTCGGTGGCCGACTGGCTCCTCAAGCCCCTCCACGACCAGGGGGAGGGAGGCGGAGGGATCGGCCTCGGGGCGGGCACGGTCACCGTGGGAGGACTCGTCCTGTTCGTGCTCCTCGTCGCCTACCTGGCGGTCAAGCGCCCCGACGTGCAGGAGGACACCGGCGACGTGGACGCCCGCCCCGTGGACGCCGCCGTGGAGACGGCGGCGGACTGA
- a CDS encoding glycoside hydrolase family 47 protein produces MRHDSRSFPIPSEPGRRPARRTLLGAAGAVAAAALTPWPASAADRTADASDPGPARTTALPPDHRVAAEIRSEFLHGWRGYTQVAWGYDEVRPVSGGRNDFFAPGRTFGLSIVEALDTLYVMGEDAEVARGCDWIEAHFDPAQDADVHVFEAVIRLVGGLLAGYLATGRKRLLDRCREFTDRLLPAFASPTGIPYTHVNLRTGAVSGSSVPLAEVGTNVMEFGLLTRLTGDRRYLDASMRAYRAAMARRTSLGLLGTSIDAETGRWTDPASVAPNPPVDSFYEYLWGGWALLGDRRLRDWYRSLTSAILKHQADTGTGHLWFRQVDPATGRQLGTSQSELASFYAGLLGKGGDPRHARAYYESWTAVLDRYPVLPEGIDYRTLAATDTGNQLRPEYVNSSFDLWRLTRDPYYKRTAYRYFTGMRDHLRVPGGYTIAADVTASPMRLGDLTPAYWFAENPKYLYLIFADSPRFDYRTGVLSTEGKILKGLRRPGR; encoded by the coding sequence ATGAGACACGACTCCCGCTCGTTTCCCATCCCTTCGGAACCGGGTCGGCGGCCGGCCCGGCGGACGCTGCTGGGGGCTGCCGGCGCGGTGGCCGCGGCGGCGCTGACCCCGTGGCCGGCGTCGGCGGCAGACCGCACGGCCGACGCCTCGGACCCGGGTCCCGCCCGGACCACCGCGCTGCCCCCGGACCACCGCGTCGCCGCCGAGATCCGCAGCGAGTTCCTGCACGGCTGGCGCGGCTACACGCAGGTCGCGTGGGGGTACGACGAGGTACGGCCGGTCAGCGGGGGGCGCAACGACTTCTTCGCGCCGGGCAGGACGTTCGGGCTCTCCATCGTGGAGGCGCTGGACACGCTGTACGTGATGGGCGAGGACGCGGAGGTGGCCCGCGGCTGCGACTGGATCGAGGCCCATTTCGACCCGGCGCAAGACGCCGACGTGCACGTCTTCGAGGCGGTCATCCGGCTGGTGGGCGGCCTGCTCGCCGGGTACCTGGCGACCGGGCGCAAGCGGCTGCTGGACCGGTGCCGGGAGTTCACCGACCGGTTGCTGCCCGCGTTCGCCTCGCCCACCGGGATCCCGTACACCCACGTCAACCTGCGCACCGGGGCGGTGAGCGGCAGCAGCGTGCCGCTGGCCGAAGTGGGCACCAACGTCATGGAGTTCGGGCTGCTCACCCGGCTCACCGGCGACCGGCGTTACCTCGACGCCTCGATGCGGGCGTACCGGGCGGCGATGGCGCGGCGCACCTCGCTGGGGCTGCTCGGCACCTCGATCGACGCGGAGACCGGACGCTGGACCGATCCGGCGTCGGTGGCGCCCAACCCGCCGGTGGACTCGTTCTACGAGTACCTGTGGGGCGGCTGGGCGCTCCTCGGCGACCGGCGGCTGCGCGACTGGTACCGGTCGCTGACCTCGGCCATCCTCAAGCACCAGGCCGACACCGGCACCGGACACCTGTGGTTCCGCCAGGTGGACCCGGCCACCGGACGGCAGCTCGGCACCAGCCAGTCCGAACTCGCCTCGTTCTACGCCGGACTGCTCGGCAAGGGCGGCGACCCGCGGCACGCCCGCGCCTACTACGAGTCGTGGACCGCCGTCCTCGACCGTTACCCGGTGCTCCCCGAGGGCATCGACTACCGCACCCTCGCCGCCACCGACACGGGCAACCAGCTCCGCCCGGAGTACGTCAACTCCTCCTTCGACCTGTGGCGGCTCACCCGGGACCCGTACTACAAGCGCACGGCGTACCGGTACTTCACCGGCATGCGCGACCACCTCAGGGTGCCCGGCGGCTACACCATCGCCGCGGACGTGACCGCCTCGCCGATGCGGCTGGGCGACCTGACCCCGGCGTACTGGTTCGCCGAGAACCCCAAGTACCTGTACCTGATCTTCGCCGACAGCCCCCGGTTCGACTACCGCACCGGGGTGCTCTCCACCGAGGGCAAGATTCTCAAGGGGCTGCGCCGGCCGGGTCGTTGA
- a CDS encoding S66 peptidase family protein, which produces MTARELARPRRLRPGDRVAVVATSGPVVPERLDAGLDVLRGWDLDPVLAPHARGTDPVLPYLAADDAARARDFQQAWCDPSVAAVLCARGGFGAQRVIDLLDWEALRAAGPKVLVGFSDVTPLQRAVGHRLGLASLYGPVVAGEVFVKDDPTQEHLRRTLFAPETARVLTCAGARTLVPGTARGVTVGGCCALLAASIGTPEAEPAPDGGILVLEDVGERPYRLDRILTQLLRSGWLDGVAGVVLGSWRDCGPYDAVRDVLLDRLGGLGVPVVEELGFGHGDSSLTVPLGLPAVLDADAATLTMEIPALS; this is translated from the coding sequence ATGACGGCGAGGGAGCTGGCCCGGCCGCGCAGACTGCGCCCCGGCGACCGGGTGGCCGTGGTCGCCACCAGCGGACCCGTGGTCCCCGAACGCCTCGACGCCGGGCTCGACGTGCTGCGCGGCTGGGACCTCGACCCGGTGCTCGCGCCCCACGCCCGCGGCACCGACCCGGTGCTGCCGTACCTCGCCGCGGACGACGCCGCCCGCGCCCGCGACTTCCAGCAGGCGTGGTGCGACCCGTCGGTGGCGGCGGTGCTGTGCGCACGCGGCGGCTTCGGGGCGCAGCGCGTGATCGACCTGCTCGACTGGGAGGCGCTGCGGGCGGCCGGGCCCAAGGTGCTGGTCGGCTTCAGCGATGTCACCCCGCTCCAGCGCGCGGTGGGGCACCGGCTCGGGCTCGCCTCGCTGTACGGGCCGGTGGTCGCGGGGGAGGTCTTCGTCAAGGACGACCCCACCCAGGAGCATCTGCGGCGCACCCTGTTCGCCCCGGAGACCGCCCGGGTGCTCACCTGCGCGGGGGCGCGGACGCTGGTGCCGGGTACGGCGCGCGGGGTCACCGTGGGCGGTTGCTGCGCGCTGCTGGCAGCGTCGATCGGGACCCCGGAGGCCGAGCCGGCGCCGGACGGCGGCATCCTGGTCCTGGAGGACGTGGGCGAGCGGCCGTACCGCCTCGACCGCATCCTCACCCAACTGCTGCGGTCCGGCTGGCTGGACGGGGTCGCCGGCGTCGTCCTGGGTTCCTGGCGGGACTGCGGGCCCTACGACGCGGTGCGGGACGTGCTGCTCGACCGGCTCGGCGGGCTGGGCGTGCCCGTCGTGGAGGAGTTGGGGTTCGGCCACGGCGACTCCAGCCTGACCGTGCCGCTCGGGCTGCCGGCGGTGCTGGACGCCGACGCGGCCACGTTGACGATGGAGATACCGGCGCTGAGCTGA
- a CDS encoding sensor histidine kinase, whose amino-acid sequence MASVTVDDGVGMGPLVAWLGQVSRRLRHVDRARPWALDTAVVVLVFLVLCVPDLVRGSVVYCDDSRWRQVVFAQCSRAGILAFHAGLLLPLFWWRRRPGVAFGAVMAVFLLQWSRNVVLRADVALCVALFSVALHGRPRELPVVCAALTGGMVLVALRVSGVVPVWHALFFLLSTATAPLALGLAVRIRRAQLAGLRERAVQLEIERDQRSRLAAATERARVAREMHDIVGHNLSVVITLADAGSYATDLDPARGKEALQLIADTGRQALGELRRVLGVLREDGPRREPELSPQPGIRDIETLCAGLRAAELDVVHRTAGDVDALDRGVQLTVYRIAQEALTNTLKHAGPKARVDLAILVEETRLTVRVQDTGGPGRPGPPNEEGHGLVGMRERAALYGGNVSAGRTADGGWQMEAVLDLAPRDGGR is encoded by the coding sequence ATGGCATCCGTGACCGTGGACGACGGTGTGGGCATGGGACCGCTGGTCGCCTGGCTGGGACAGGTCAGCCGCCGGTTGCGGCACGTCGACCGCGCGCGTCCGTGGGCGCTGGACACCGCGGTGGTGGTGCTGGTCTTCCTGGTGTTGTGCGTACCGGACCTGGTACGGGGAAGCGTCGTCTACTGCGACGACTCACGCTGGCGGCAGGTGGTGTTCGCGCAGTGCTCCAGGGCGGGCATTCTGGCCTTTCATGCCGGACTGCTGCTCCCCTTGTTCTGGTGGCGCCGGAGACCTGGCGTGGCCTTCGGTGCCGTCATGGCCGTGTTCCTGCTCCAGTGGTCGCGGAATGTCGTGCTGCGGGCGGACGTCGCCCTTTGCGTCGCACTGTTCAGCGTGGCTCTGCACGGGCGACCGCGGGAACTGCCGGTGGTGTGCGCGGCGTTGACGGGCGGAATGGTGCTCGTCGCGCTGCGTGTCTCAGGGGTCGTGCCCGTCTGGCACGCGCTGTTCTTCCTGCTGAGCACGGCGACCGCGCCCCTCGCGCTCGGCCTGGCGGTACGGATCCGCAGGGCCCAGCTCGCCGGGCTGCGGGAGCGGGCGGTCCAGTTGGAGATCGAGCGGGACCAGCGCAGCAGACTGGCCGCCGCCACCGAACGGGCCCGGGTGGCACGGGAGATGCACGACATCGTCGGCCACAACCTGTCGGTCGTCATCACCCTCGCCGACGCCGGGTCCTACGCCACCGACCTCGATCCGGCCCGCGGCAAGGAAGCGCTGCAACTCATCGCGGACACCGGCCGTCAGGCGCTCGGTGAGTTGCGACGCGTCCTCGGCGTGCTGCGCGAGGACGGCCCGCGCCGCGAGCCCGAGCTGAGTCCGCAGCCCGGCATCAGGGACATCGAGACGCTGTGCGCCGGCTTGCGCGCGGCGGAACTGGACGTCGTCCACCGGACTGCCGGTGACGTGGACGCCCTGGATCGCGGAGTCCAGTTGACCGTGTACCGCATCGCGCAGGAAGCCCTCACCAACACCCTGAAACACGCCGGCCCCAAGGCCCGGGTCGATCTCGCGATCCTGGTCGAGGAGACCCGGCTGACGGTCCGGGTCCAGGACACGGGCGGTCCGGGCCGGCCCGGACCGCCCAACGAGGAAGGACACGGCCTGGTGGGCATGAGGGAACGAGCCGCGCTCTACGGCGGGAACGTCAGCGCGGGCCGCACGGCCGACGGGGGCTGGCAGATGGAGGCCGTCCTCGACCTCGCGCCGCGGGACGGTGGCCGGTGA
- a CDS encoding response regulator, which yields MTTVLVVDDQPLQRYGFRVLLESVPGTDVVGESAHGAEAVRMAAELRPDVVLMDIRMPGMDGIEATRHIVAAGNRSRVLVLTTFDLDEYVYAALRAGASGFLLKDARPEELLAGIRAVAVGDAVIAPALTRRLLDAYIEPAARHLSDPAENPRLSALTGRELEILGAIAKGWTNSEIAAHFVLSESTVKTHVGRVLAKIGARDRVQAVIFAYDIGLVRPRPE from the coding sequence GTGACCACCGTGCTCGTCGTGGACGACCAGCCCTTGCAGAGGTACGGCTTCCGCGTCCTGCTGGAGTCGGTTCCCGGCACCGACGTCGTCGGCGAGTCGGCGCACGGGGCGGAGGCGGTCCGCATGGCCGCCGAACTGCGCCCCGACGTCGTGCTGATGGACATCCGCATGCCAGGGATGGACGGCATCGAGGCCACCCGCCACATCGTCGCCGCCGGCAACCGTTCGCGCGTCCTGGTGCTCACCACCTTCGACCTCGACGAATACGTCTACGCCGCTCTTAGGGCCGGTGCCAGCGGCTTCCTGCTGAAGGACGCGCGACCCGAGGAACTCCTGGCCGGCATCCGCGCCGTGGCCGTGGGCGACGCCGTGATCGCCCCCGCGCTCACCCGCCGCCTCCTGGACGCGTACATCGAGCCCGCCGCGCGCCACCTGAGCGACCCGGCCGAGAACCCGAGACTGAGCGCCCTCACCGGCCGGGAACTCGAAATCCTGGGCGCGATCGCCAAGGGCTGGACCAACAGTGAGATCGCGGCCCACTTCGTCCTGTCCGAATCCACCGTGAAGACCCACGTCGGCCGCGTCCTGGCCAAGATCGGAGCCCGGGACCGCGTACAGGCCGTCATCTTCGCCTACGACATCGGACTCGTCCGGCCCCGTCCCGAATGA